The Elaeis guineensis isolate ETL-2024a chromosome 13, EG11, whole genome shotgun sequence genome includes a region encoding these proteins:
- the LOC140853124 gene encoding uncharacterized protein, producing MGRQNNDPIVHSSIALLQERFRQLQRVKEMREERELIRVPAADGDRPSPGAYCEQPKWFFHPDLIRPSQPLQAPPSQQLDTQGNRTQFEDLEISLSMSLWPNEPRDNGSVRHNETDVDTSLHL from the coding sequence ATGGGGAGGCAAAACAATGACCCGATTGTCCACTCTTCCATTGCCCTCCTGCAGGAGAGATTCAGGCAACTACAGAGAGTCAAAGAGATGAGGGAAGAAAGAGAGCTCATAAGAGTGCCTGCAGCTGATGGGGATCGCCCAAGCCCGGGTGCCTACTGTGAGCAACCCAAGTGGTTCTTTCATCCGGATTTGATCCGTCCTTCCCAGCCTCTCCAAGCTCCTCCATCCCAACAGCTTGATACACAAGGCAATCGCACTCAATTCGAGGACCTTGAGATCTCACTCTCAATGAGCCTGTGGCCTAACGAGCCCAGAGACAATGGCTCAGTTCGCCACAATGAAACAGATGTTGATACTTCCCTGCACCTGTAA